In a single window of the Spirochaetota bacterium genome:
- a CDS encoding CDP-alcohol phosphatidyltransferase family protein, with protein MIQKAYIYSLQRYNTKKKICGLYILERLIYTLQKVGIKQIYIMLDEQEKIFYEHTIAPHIKKRKIHLQQCLPGDVPEKGSLYVPSNLFVQPHYFENFNDYFRQNKGLFEPVLNDKQFIISTDEDLKKAEFLVVKYIIDNTGGYIAKNINKRISIPISLQLAKTRIHPNILTMINMMVGFLSAYYVLQGSYWQIVLGGLLFQLASVFDGVDGEVAKFTFKVSKIGGWLDTIGDNGTLLLFLIAVSVLYFKNTSTLAASIIVTLLFVGLFWFIGMIVWYLRKFSESGSLVAYDKEFLQKLPPDDLLVKFALSMKYFTKKEFFALFFFCISFTGKIYYLIPIITCTVCCGAIILTIINKKYFKIVDTLR; from the coding sequence ATGATACAAAAAGCATATATTTATAGTCTTCAAAGATATAACACTAAAAAAAAGATCTGTGGTTTATATATCCTTGAACGGCTGATTTATACACTTCAAAAAGTTGGGATTAAACAAATATATATTATGTTAGATGAACAGGAAAAAATATTTTATGAACATACAATAGCGCCACATATAAAAAAAAGGAAGATTCACCTACAGCAGTGCTTACCGGGTGATGTCCCTGAAAAAGGGTCTTTGTATGTGCCATCAAACCTGTTTGTACAGCCTCATTATTTTGAAAATTTTAATGATTACTTTAGGCAAAACAAGGGATTATTTGAACCAGTTTTAAATGATAAACAATTTATAATTTCCACTGATGAAGATTTAAAGAAAGCTGAATTTCTGGTTGTGAAATATATCATAGACAATACTGGCGGGTATATTGCAAAAAATATTAATAAACGAATTTCCATCCCAATTAGTTTGCAACTGGCCAAAACAAGGATACATCCCAATATACTTACTATGATCAATATGATGGTGGGTTTTTTAAGTGCATATTATGTACTACAGGGGTCATACTGGCAGATAGTTTTAGGGGGGCTCCTGTTTCAACTGGCATCAGTGTTTGATGGCGTGGATGGTGAAGTTGCTAAATTTACATTCAAAGTTTCAAAAATTGGTGGATGGCTTGATACGATTGGGGATAATGGCACACTGCTTTTATTCTTAATTGCCGTATCAGTATTATATTTTAAAAATACCTCGACACTTGCAGCCAGTATAATAGTAACGTTGCTTTTTGTGGGTTTGTTCTGGTTTATTGGTATGATCGTATGGTATTTGCGAAAATTCAGTGAATCAGGATCACTGGTTGCATACGATAAGGAGTTTTTACAGAAATTACCTCCAGATGATTTGTTGGTTAAGTTTGCTCTCAGTATGAAATATTTTACCAAGAAAGAATTTTTTGCTCTTTTCTTTTTTTGTATAAGTTTTACCGGTAAAATCTATTATTTAATTCCTATAATCACCTGTACAGTTTGTTGTGGTGCTATCATTCTTACCATTATTAATAAAAAATATTTCAAAATAGTTGATACGTTGCGGTAA
- a CDS encoding zinc ribbon domain-containing protein, with amino-acid sequence MPVYEYRCNTCHHIYSELKKMGDSNCPPCPQCHSHDTEKIISLVSTIRGQSSCSGCSGKNCAHCK; translated from the coding sequence ATGCCTGTATACGAATATAGATGCAATACATGTCATCATATCTACAGTGAGCTCAAAAAAATGGGAGATAGTAACTGTCCACCCTGCCCGCAGTGCCACTCTCATGACACAGAAAAAATCATTTCGCTTGTCAGCACTATTCGTGGTCAATCATCATGTTCTGGTTGTTCTGGGAAAAACTGCGCTCACTGTAAATAA
- the surE gene encoding 5'/3'-nucleotidase SurE: MNILITNDDGIHARGLQILKKVLSDNYSVYAIAPDKERSGCSNAIQIRKSIKVEQLDEFTFAVDGFTADCVNIGLHGGLIPPVDLVISGINHGPNLGDDIYFSGTVAGARTAYIFGVSGIALSIDSYEESDYFYDASLFVLELLKDFPLHSKKPLFLNINYPDLPRSAIKGVQYTSLGKRFYRDSYRIIQSKNNNFDMELDGTIENDEKTGSDVTELRNGYIVVTPLTIDCTDYDFIDRLKTREITNHIWKN, encoded by the coding sequence ATGAATATTCTGATAACTAATGATGATGGCATTCATGCCAGGGGATTGCAGATTTTGAAAAAAGTTTTATCGGACAATTATTCGGTATATGCGATAGCTCCTGATAAAGAACGAAGCGGATGTTCTAACGCAATTCAGATACGTAAATCAATAAAGGTTGAACAACTAGATGAATTTACCTTTGCTGTTGATGGGTTTACTGCTGATTGTGTCAATATAGGATTACATGGGGGGCTTATTCCACCAGTTGATCTTGTGATATCAGGTATTAATCACGGTCCTAATCTGGGTGATGATATATATTTTTCAGGAACGGTTGCAGGTGCCAGGACAGCATATATTTTTGGTGTCAGTGGCATTGCTTTGTCAATAGATAGTTATGAAGAGTCAGATTATTTTTACGATGCCTCATTATTTGTACTGGAACTGTTAAAAGATTTTCCCCTGCATAGTAAAAAACCACTTTTTTTGAATATCAACTATCCCGACCTGCCACGATCTGCCATAAAAGGTGTGCAGTATACAAGTTTGGGGAAACGATTTTATCGTGATTCATATCGCATTATACAAAGCAAGAATAATAATTTTGACATGGAATTGGATGGTACAATTGAAAATGATGAAAAAACAGGGAGCGATGTTACTGAGTTACGGAATGGATATATTGTAGTAACCCCATTGACTATAGATTGTACGGATTATGACTTTATAGATCGATTGAAAACAAGAGAGATAACAAATCATATATGGAAGAATTAG
- a CDS encoding tetratricopeptide repeat protein, giving the protein MEELDIHKQITALLDQVTHLLNYKKDFAHAKNTLHKLESMDAENPVVLYNLAIVCIHLQDYEGAIDYLKRCMSLPMTFIDIRQVRKVYIFALLQKGDYDKALDELQQQNDQDDAIIQMKAFALEKKGNYRQALQLYERILEHNPDNVNACNAIAYIWALIPNGNLSKALEMAKKAVSHAPNNAAYNDTLGYVYYKRGEYNLAKKFLKKALSLKPDNSEIRKHIDELLNIS; this is encoded by the coding sequence ATGGAAGAATTAGACATACACAAACAGATTACAGCATTGCTTGATCAGGTCACCCATCTTCTTAATTATAAAAAGGATTTTGCTCACGCTAAAAATACCTTGCATAAGCTTGAATCAATGGATGCAGAAAACCCTGTAGTATTGTACAATTTAGCAATTGTCTGTATTCATTTGCAGGATTATGAAGGCGCTATTGATTACCTGAAGCGGTGTATGTCATTGCCGATGACATTTATAGATATACGACAGGTTCGTAAGGTGTATATATTTGCATTATTGCAGAAAGGGGATTATGACAAGGCTTTAGATGAATTGCAGCAACAAAATGACCAGGATGATGCTATTATCCAGATGAAGGCATTTGCACTTGAGAAAAAGGGTAACTATCGCCAGGCTTTGCAGCTGTATGAAAGGATACTTGAACATAACCCTGATAATGTGAATGCCTGCAATGCTATAGCGTATATTTGGGCACTTATCCCAAATGGTAATCTGAGTAAGGCTTTGGAAATGGCTAAAAAAGCAGTATCCCATGCTCCCAACAATGCAGCATATAACGATACATTGGGGTATGTTTATTACAAAAGAGGGGAATATAATCTGGCAAAAAAATTTCTAAAAAAAGCTCTTTCACTTAAGCCTGATAATAGTGAAATACGCAAGCATATTGATGAATTGCTGAACATTAGCTAA
- a CDS encoding TetR/AcrR family transcriptional regulator encodes MPAKGQKRRQQIVDIAKKMFIEKGFQSTHIGQVCEELNIARGTVYQYFGNKREILYAIMESIEETIDDILDPDDLRDLLKDNPSQKDIIKFNTDRITECIKAILSEPIVIKLIFKDIVGIDEEVIERVDQFLKHLINIVSRDIEEIKKKGLYKKTLNSEITAIMLIGSVMFLVYQFDKEKKDVTDKEVINSLVTHYFSGVLK; translated from the coding sequence ATGCCAGCAAAAGGACAAAAACGGCGACAACAAATTGTAGATATTGCTAAAAAGATGTTTATAGAGAAGGGTTTCCAGAGTACCCATATAGGGCAGGTCTGTGAAGAATTGAATATTGCCCGGGGGACAGTATATCAGTATTTTGGTAATAAAAGAGAAATCCTCTATGCAATTATGGAATCTATTGAAGAAACTATTGATGATATTCTTGATCCTGATGATCTCAGGGATCTTTTAAAAGACAATCCATCACAGAAGGATATAATCAAATTCAATACTGATAGGATAACTGAATGTATCAAGGCTATTTTAAGTGAGCCAATCGTAATTAAGCTCATATTTAAAGATATTGTAGGCATAGATGAAGAGGTAATTGAACGTGTTGACCAGTTTTTAAAACATTTGATTAATATTGTTTCTCGGGATATAGAAGAGATAAAGAAAAAAGGCCTTTACAAGAAGACGCTAAATTCAGAAATTACTGCAATTATGCTTATTGGCTCGGTAATGTTTTTGGTATACCAGTTTGATAAGGAAAAAAAGGATGTTACTGACAAAGAGGTTATTAATTCACTGGTGACACATTATTTCAGTGGTGTATTGAAATAG
- a CDS encoding HEAT repeat domain-containing protein, translating into MKKISIVVAFVFIAYTVSFASDECITALANNVEDSYIDLSDECILKLKELIVKGKDNDQKIQALQVLKKSKVRTNIEFFKDILHSVHSITVQQMVIEILSDMHDKKVLPVIIEFLPSPFFAVRESVILALKKNGDDRMYPYIIRLAISDDVIQRIYALEALYHLYDNRFYEIIVRLLQDNNKSVRYFALDCVVHNEISAALPYVRSIASNDENEEVRVKAINVLSALHDRIAYYIFVRALSDYSDLVRDAAVDALSVFLSKESTIYLSRQLLTEREVYIKRKIIKALINAKNLGDMRGLQHIVHNEENRSLRIYAVYALGVIRDERTLPLIIESLDDEDFRIRAEAAAALSQFKGKNVVISLLEYYPKEKEVYVKTAIIFSLKRICDAGSLQKLFIIYTQEQDLVLKMILSNTIQHIITRNIRQY; encoded by the coding sequence ATGAAGAAAATAAGTATTGTAGTAGCTTTTGTTTTTATTGCCTATACGGTAAGTTTTGCAAGTGATGAATGTATTACGGCACTTGCGAATAATGTAGAAGATAGTTATATTGACCTTTCTGATGAATGCATCCTGAAATTGAAAGAGTTAATTGTCAAAGGGAAAGATAACGATCAAAAGATACAGGCATTACAGGTATTGAAAAAAAGTAAAGTACGAACTAATATAGAATTTTTTAAGGATATATTGCATTCAGTACATTCAATAACAGTACAGCAAATGGTTATTGAAATACTATCTGATATGCATGATAAAAAAGTGTTGCCGGTGATAATTGAATTTTTGCCATCACCATTTTTTGCAGTGAGGGAATCAGTCATACTGGCGCTAAAAAAGAATGGTGATGATAGAATGTACCCGTATATTATCCGTTTAGCCATAAGTGATGATGTTATCCAGAGAATATATGCATTAGAAGCGCTGTACCATCTCTATGACAATAGGTTTTATGAAATTATTGTCAGGCTTCTTCAGGATAACAATAAATCGGTGCGGTATTTTGCCCTTGATTGTGTTGTCCATAATGAAATCAGCGCTGCTTTGCCATATGTGCGCTCGATTGCCTCAAATGATGAAAATGAGGAAGTACGGGTAAAAGCTATAAATGTTTTATCAGCTTTGCATGATAGGATAGCATATTATATTTTTGTCCGTGCACTATCAGATTATTCTGATCTTGTGCGGGATGCTGCAGTTGATGCTCTGTCAGTCTTTCTATCTAAAGAAAGTACTATATATTTATCACGGCAGTTGTTAACTGAACGAGAAGTTTATATAAAACGAAAGATAATAAAAGCACTTATAAATGCTAAAAATTTAGGTGATATGAGGGGATTACAACATATTGTGCACAATGAAGAAAACAGAAGCTTGCGCATTTATGCAGTCTATGCCTTGGGGGTAATACGTGATGAACGCACACTACCGCTGATTATAGAGTCATTAGATGATGAAGATTTTAGAATACGCGCAGAGGCTGCAGCTGCCCTATCACAGTTTAAAGGTAAAAATGTAGTGATTTCGTTGCTTGAGTATTACCCAAAAGAAAAGGAAGTATATGTCAAAACAGCAATTATTTTCTCTTTAAAAAGAATATGTGATGCAGGTTCATTACAAAAATTATTTATTATTTACACACAGGAACAGGATCTGGTTTTGAAAATGATTTTAAGCAACACTATTCAGCATATCATTACAAGAAACATACGACAATATTAG
- a CDS encoding NAD+ synthase, with the protein MKIAIAQINPIIADIEGNCNKISHFVTLAKEKGADLVIFPEMATIGYPPMDLLEHKKLIDDNLRALEAIAPLSSNCGIICGYVDYNYDNPPMLYNAAAFMYDGKIQSKHYKTLLPTYDVFDELRYFSPAPSQEIITYKGINIGVTICEDIWNDMSLSEDMFMEFRHYAVDPIENCIKKGAHVLVNISASPYVKGKNSIKWTKIQHVAKKHKVPVIYVNQVGGNDSLIFDGNSFVIDKKGNFILKAKDFQEDCIVFDTEKEYMHISCEEDFIADIEKALILGIRDYVYKSGFKKVVIGLSGGIDSALTACLAVKALGPKNVLGITMPSKFSSKGSVDDSVALAHNLGIDIHTIPIKNLFETYIHELNPFFKDLPFDIAEENIQARIRGNILMAFSNKFGMMLLTTGNKSELSMGYCTLYGDMAGGLAVLSDVPKTLVYALSYYINKDKEIIPKSILEKAPSAELRENQKDQDSLPPYEVLDQIIERYVELKMSAEQIIGDGFDPDIVYSVLRTIDRNEYKRKQAPVGLKVTTKAFGVGRRIPIVQRFKH; encoded by the coding sequence ATGAAGATTGCGATAGCTCAAATTAATCCAATCATTGCAGATATTGAGGGGAATTGTAATAAGATTTCTCATTTTGTTACTCTTGCAAAAGAAAAGGGAGCAGATTTAGTTATTTTCCCTGAGATGGCTACAATTGGGTACCCTCCTATGGATTTATTGGAGCATAAAAAACTCATTGATGATAATCTTAGGGCATTAGAGGCAATAGCTCCTTTAAGCAGTAATTGCGGTATTATTTGCGGATATGTAGATTATAATTATGATAATCCTCCAATGCTGTATAATGCTGCAGCCTTTATGTATGATGGGAAAATACAGTCAAAGCATTATAAAACACTCCTTCCCACCTATGATGTATTTGATGAATTACGATACTTTTCACCTGCACCATCTCAGGAGATAATTACCTATAAAGGAATTAATATTGGTGTTACCATATGTGAAGATATATGGAATGACATGAGCCTGAGCGAGGATATGTTTATGGAGTTCAGGCACTATGCTGTTGATCCCATTGAAAACTGTATTAAAAAAGGTGCTCATGTACTGGTAAATATTTCAGCATCCCCGTATGTAAAGGGGAAAAATTCAATAAAATGGACTAAAATCCAGCATGTTGCCAAAAAACATAAGGTGCCTGTAATCTATGTCAATCAGGTTGGGGGTAATGATAGCCTTATATTTGATGGGAACAGTTTTGTTATTGATAAAAAGGGGAATTTTATACTCAAAGCTAAAGATTTTCAGGAAGATTGCATTGTGTTTGATACAGAAAAAGAATATATGCACATAAGCTGTGAGGAGGATTTCATTGCTGACATTGAGAAAGCACTCATTCTAGGCATACGGGATTATGTATATAAATCGGGATTTAAAAAAGTTGTCATAGGTTTAAGTGGCGGAATTGACTCGGCATTGACAGCATGTCTGGCTGTTAAGGCTTTAGGACCCAAAAATGTGTTGGGGATTACCATGCCATCCAAATTCTCTTCAAAGGGAAGTGTTGATGATTCAGTAGCTTTGGCACACAATTTAGGAATAGATATCCATACTATTCCCATAAAAAATCTTTTTGAAACCTATATCCATGAGTTAAATCCCTTCTTTAAAGACTTACCATTTGATATTGCAGAAGAGAATATACAGGCACGAATACGTGGAAATATATTGATGGCATTCAGCAACAAATTTGGTATGATGTTACTCACCACGGGAAATAAATCGGAATTATCAATGGGCTACTGTACCCTATATGGTGACATGGCAGGTGGCCTTGCAGTGCTTTCTGATGTGCCAAAGACTCTGGTTTATGCACTATCCTATTATATTAACAAAGATAAAGAGATAATACCCAAATCAATACTTGAAAAAGCACCATCTGCAGAGTTACGTGAAAATCAGAAAGATCAGGATTCACTGCCTCCGTATGAGGTACTAGACCAGATTATTGAACGATATGTGGAATTGAAAATGAGTGCAGAACAGATTATTGGCGATGGGTTTGATCCTGACATAGTATATTCTGTGTTGCGAACTATCGACCGAAATGAATATAAGCGAAAACAGGCGCCAGTAGGATTAAAGGTAACCACCAAGGCTTTTGGTGTTGGAAGGCGAATACCCATTGTTCAGAGATTCAAGCATTGA
- a CDS encoding HAD family hydrolase, protein MSDYIAFYDLDHTILASSSGTLIVRDLYKRGMIPLLSLINGIILSLFYKSGIINTQSLITNWVRRLKGMEAKTIEQYSEIFFEETVKHYIYPQALESMYMHKAKGASIVLLSASLDFICKPVMKHLHFDDVLCTELEVNNGYYTGSIKGNYCYGIEKLNRAIQFCTNHSVDIKSTYYYADSIADIPVLEAVGFPQCVNPQPALLKLARLKGWPVHRW, encoded by the coding sequence ATGAGCGACTATATTGCCTTTTATGACCTTGATCATACCATCCTTGCATCAAGTTCAGGTACACTTATCGTCAGGGACCTTTATAAAAGAGGTATGATACCATTATTATCTCTTATTAATGGTATCATACTCTCATTGTTCTATAAATCAGGCATTATCAATACACAATCATTAATAACAAATTGGGTTAGAAGATTAAAAGGAATGGAAGCCAAAACCATAGAACAGTATTCTGAAATATTTTTTGAAGAGACAGTAAAACATTACATTTATCCTCAGGCTCTTGAATCAATGTATATGCATAAAGCTAAGGGAGCATCCATTGTATTACTTTCTGCATCTCTTGATTTTATATGTAAACCGGTAATGAAACATCTTCACTTTGATGATGTTCTATGTACTGAGCTGGAAGTAAACAATGGTTACTACACCGGTTCAATAAAAGGCAATTACTGTTACGGGATAGAAAAACTTAATAGAGCCATTCAGTTTTGCACAAATCATAGCGTAGACATCAAATCTACTTATTACTATGCTGATTCTATTGCCGATATACCTGTTCTGGAAGCTGTGGGATTTCCTCAATGTGTCAATCCACAGCCAGCCTTATTAAAACTAGCTCGCTTGAAAGGCTGGCCTGTGCACAGGTGGTAA